In one window of Henckelia pumila isolate YLH828 chromosome 1, ASM3356847v2, whole genome shotgun sequence DNA:
- the LOC140874901 gene encoding protein NRT1/ PTR FAMILY 1.2-like isoform X1: MMEEGEEEPLLELGSCTNGEDHDDDYDNNKGGFRTLPFIIGADGLEKIATYGLTPNMTVYLMGQYHMGMTTASNVLFLWSSATNFMQIIWAIISDSFLGQFYTIGLGTIICFLGSILLWSTTMIPNAKPPPCDESSTHSCSPTFPQFVLLCSSLGLISIGAGGIRSSCLAFGANQLRKGKFKKTSRVKDSYFSWYYVSFTFSVLIALTCVVYIQDNLGWRVGFAVPALLLLLAVFVFFSASLWYIKPKCETSLVTDFAKVLVASCRNRHLKLSDGTDVLYHYKNGSSNIPPSQKLRFLNKACIVKDPQGDTTANGFGTDSWNLCTVDQVEELKSLIRVIPIWCSGMIMYVNISQASFPVLQAASMNRKISSFEFPAASFNTLTVLSVIIWVLLYDRVFLPLASRVRGRQVRISTKTRMGFGVFLSFTAMLVTAAVESIRRTVVAANMSAMWLIPQYCLTGFAEASNAIAQNEFYFSELPRSMWSIAATLNWIGLAMANLVASFILNCVDMISKERGHKSWISSDIDEGHYDYYYLVLAGLSMANMLYYLVCSNAYGPLKGERNLAEEEDEF; this comes from the exons AGAAGATAGCAACGTATGGGCTGACTCCAAATATGACAGTTTATTTGATGGGACAGTATCATATGGGAATGACTACTGCGTCAAATGTATTGTTTCTTTGGTCCTCAGCAACAAATTTCATGCAAATTATCTGGGCTATCATTTCAGATTCTTTCTTGGGACAATTTTATACCATTGGACTGGGAACCATAATTTGCTTTCTG GGTTCGATTCTTCTGTGGTCAACTACGATGATCCCAAATGCAAAACCACCTCCATGTGATGAATCCAGTACCCATAGCTGCTCCCCCACGTTCCCCCAGTTTGTGCTCTTGTGCAGCTCGCTCGGCCTAATTTCCATCGGAGCTGGAGGAATCCGTTCCTCGTGTTTAGCCTTTGGTGCAAATCAACTCAGAAAAGGAAAATTCAAGAAGACATCACGTGTAAAAGATAGCTATTTCAGCTGGTACTATGTGTCCTTCACTTTCTCCGTCCTCATTGCGTTAACATGTGTCGTTTACATTCAAGACAACTTGGGATGGAGAGTTGGCTTTGCCGTCCCCGCCTTGCTGTTGTTGCTCGCCGTGTTTGTGTTCTTCTCAGCTTCCTTATGGTACATCAAACCGAAGTGTGAAACAAGCTTAGTAACGGATTTTGCTAAGGTCCTTGTTGCTTCTTGCAGAAACCGGCATCTCAAACTCTCTGATGGGACAGATGTCTTGTATCATTACAAGAACGGCTCATCAAATATTCCTCCCAGTCAGAAACTCAG GTTTCTCAACAAGGCTTGCATAGTTAAAGATCCACAGGGCGACACAACAGCAAATGGATTCGGTACAGATTCGTGGAATCTCTGCACGGTAGATCAGGTCGAGGAGCTCAAATCACTAATACGAGTAATCCCGATATGGTGTTCAGGAATGATAATGTATGTAAACATTAGCCAGGCCTCATTTCCAGTACTCCAGGCCGCATCAATGAACCGAAAAATATCGTCTTTTGAGTTTCCTGCGGCCTCATTTAACACATTGACAGTCCTATCCGTCATAATATGGGTCCTTCTCTACGATCGTGTGTTTCTTCCATTAGCATCCAGAGTTAGGGGACGGCAGGTTCGGATCAGTACTAAAACAAGAATGGGATTCGGAGTATTTCTTTCATTTACTGCCATGTTGGTTACCGCTGCAGTTGAAAGCATCCGGCGAACAGTAGTTGCTGCCAACATGTCAGCAATGTGGCTGATACCGCAATATTGCCTCACAGGTTTTGCAGAGGCTTCCAACGCCATCGCACAAAACGAGTTCTATTTTTCGGAACTTCCGAGAAGTATGTGGAGCATAGCAGCAACACTGAACTGGATTGGGCTGGCCATGGCGAATTTGGTTGCAAGTTTTATACTGAATTGTGTTGATATGATCTCAAAAGAACGTGGCCACAAGAGCTGGATTTCGAGCGATATTGACGAGGGTCACTATGATTATTACTACTTGGTTCTTGCGGGGTTGAGCATGGCTAATATGTTGTATTATCTTGTTTGTAGCAACGCTTATGGTCCATTGAAAGGGGAAAGAAATCTTGCAGAAGAAGAGGATGAATTCTGA
- the LOC140874901 gene encoding protein NRT1/ PTR FAMILY 1.2-like isoform X2, whose amino-acid sequence MMEEGEEEPLLELGSCTNGEDHDDDYDNNKGGFRTLPFIIGADGLEKIATYGLTPNMTVYLMGQYHMGMTTASNVLFLWSSATNFMQIIWAIISDSFLGQFYTIGLGTIICFLGSILLWSTTMIPNAKPPPCDESSTHSCSPTFPQFVLLCSSLGLISIGAGGIRSSCLAFGANQLRKGKFKKTSRVKDSYFSWYYVSFTFSVLIALTCVVYIQDNLGWRVGFAVPALLLLLAVNRHLKLSDGTDVLYHYKNGSSNIPPSQKLRFLNKACIVKDPQGDTTANGFGTDSWNLCTVDQVEELKSLIRVIPIWCSGMIMYVNISQASFPVLQAASMNRKISSFEFPAASFNTLTVLSVIIWVLLYDRVFLPLASRVRGRQVRISTKTRMGFGVFLSFTAMLVTAAVESIRRTVVAANMSAMWLIPQYCLTGFAEASNAIAQNEFYFSELPRSMWSIAATLNWIGLAMANLVASFILNCVDMISKERGHKSWISSDIDEGHYDYYYLVLAGLSMANMLYYLVCSNAYGPLKGERNLAEEEDEF is encoded by the exons AGAAGATAGCAACGTATGGGCTGACTCCAAATATGACAGTTTATTTGATGGGACAGTATCATATGGGAATGACTACTGCGTCAAATGTATTGTTTCTTTGGTCCTCAGCAACAAATTTCATGCAAATTATCTGGGCTATCATTTCAGATTCTTTCTTGGGACAATTTTATACCATTGGACTGGGAACCATAATTTGCTTTCTG GGTTCGATTCTTCTGTGGTCAACTACGATGATCCCAAATGCAAAACCACCTCCATGTGATGAATCCAGTACCCATAGCTGCTCCCCCACGTTCCCCCAGTTTGTGCTCTTGTGCAGCTCGCTCGGCCTAATTTCCATCGGAGCTGGAGGAATCCGTTCCTCGTGTTTAGCCTTTGGTGCAAATCAACTCAGAAAAGGAAAATTCAAGAAGACATCACGTGTAAAAGATAGCTATTTCAGCTGGTACTATGTGTCCTTCACTTTCTCCGTCCTCATTGCGTTAACATGTGTCGTTTACATTCAAGACAACTTGGGATGGAGAGTTGGCTTTGCCGTCCCCGCCTTGCTGTTGTTGCTCGCCGT AAACCGGCATCTCAAACTCTCTGATGGGACAGATGTCTTGTATCATTACAAGAACGGCTCATCAAATATTCCTCCCAGTCAGAAACTCAG GTTTCTCAACAAGGCTTGCATAGTTAAAGATCCACAGGGCGACACAACAGCAAATGGATTCGGTACAGATTCGTGGAATCTCTGCACGGTAGATCAGGTCGAGGAGCTCAAATCACTAATACGAGTAATCCCGATATGGTGTTCAGGAATGATAATGTATGTAAACATTAGCCAGGCCTCATTTCCAGTACTCCAGGCCGCATCAATGAACCGAAAAATATCGTCTTTTGAGTTTCCTGCGGCCTCATTTAACACATTGACAGTCCTATCCGTCATAATATGGGTCCTTCTCTACGATCGTGTGTTTCTTCCATTAGCATCCAGAGTTAGGGGACGGCAGGTTCGGATCAGTACTAAAACAAGAATGGGATTCGGAGTATTTCTTTCATTTACTGCCATGTTGGTTACCGCTGCAGTTGAAAGCATCCGGCGAACAGTAGTTGCTGCCAACATGTCAGCAATGTGGCTGATACCGCAATATTGCCTCACAGGTTTTGCAGAGGCTTCCAACGCCATCGCACAAAACGAGTTCTATTTTTCGGAACTTCCGAGAAGTATGTGGAGCATAGCAGCAACACTGAACTGGATTGGGCTGGCCATGGCGAATTTGGTTGCAAGTTTTATACTGAATTGTGTTGATATGATCTCAAAAGAACGTGGCCACAAGAGCTGGATTTCGAGCGATATTGACGAGGGTCACTATGATTATTACTACTTGGTTCTTGCGGGGTTGAGCATGGCTAATATGTTGTATTATCTTGTTTGTAGCAACGCTTATGGTCCATTGAAAGGGGAAAGAAATCTTGCAGAAGAAGAGGATGAATTCTGA